A genomic region of Papaver somniferum cultivar HN1 chromosome 7, ASM357369v1, whole genome shotgun sequence contains the following coding sequences:
- the LOC113293259 gene encoding AAA-ATPase At3g50940-like, translated as MRERARDTMEDIMNGKWKDALTDWKSMASMYASLTLLRGAVRDLVPPEVYQLAKSSYSYFFSKVQPKLFTIHIQQYEKDCHNTIFEAVECYLSTKCYASSSDLLRLSKIKNAKNHSYTMVPKQVIQDNFNGIQFTWVLLENEDTKQYKNARGYYLEVSFEIKYKEVVNSAYLPHIIKEAELFKFHNRGKKLYTNRYGGWSQVCLFSHPSTFDTLALDPCLKKEIQDDLKRFVSRSEFYARVGKAWKRGYLLYGPPGTGKTSLIAAIANYLEFDVYDMELTSVSSNEVLRELLINTSSKSIIVVEDIDCSIHIENREKKNKPRRNRGNSVSLSGLLNFVDGLWSPCAGERLIIFTTNHKEKLDPALLRSGRMDKHILLSYCNMESFKVLAKNYLKVEEHELMKEVEELLGLLEITPADVAECFMSYDEDPDMGMRNVVEQLKKRLDSKNKNKEKKTSASDNIKEKEKAKKKKENMKKEEEHESDYSDESDQSNSSDDSDSSDESTGSDDSDGYKTAESAEPDDKSDGLHFTDETMMAINMMMI; from the coding sequence ATGAGAGAGAGAGCGAGAGATACAATGGAAGACATCATGAATGGGAAATGGAAAGATGCTCTCACGGATTGGAAATCTATGGCTTCTATGTATGCATCACTTACATTACTAAGAGGTGCTGTTAGAGATTTAGTACCTCCTGAAGTATATCAACTTGCAAAATCTTCATACTCTTACTTCTTCTCTAAAGTTCAACCCAAGTTATTTACAATACATATTCAACAATATGAAAAGGATTGTCATAACACCATTTTCGAAGCAGTTGAATGTTATCTTAGTACCAAGTGTTATGCATCTTCTTCTGATTTGCTGAGACTATCAAAAATCAAGAATGCAAAGAACCACAGTTACACCATGGTTCCAAAGCAAGTAATCCAAGATAACTTCAATGGAATCCAGTTCACTTGGGTTTTGTTAGAGAATGAGGATACCAAACAGTAcaaaaatgctagaggatatTATTTGGAGGTTTCTTTCGAAATCAAATATAAGGAGGTTGTGAATTCAGCTTATCTTCCTCATATAATCAAAGAAGCTGAACTTTTCAAATTCCACAACAGAGGGAAGAAACTATACACCAATCGGTACGGAGGTTGGTCACAGGTCTGTCTTTTCAGCCATCCTTCTACTTTTGATACACTTGCGCTTGACCCTTGTCTTAAAAAAGAGATTCAAGATGATTTAAAGAGATTTGTTAGCAGAAGTGAGTTTTATGCTAGAGTTGGAAAAGCATGGAAAAGAGGTTACCTTCTCTATGGTCCTCCTGGAACAGGAAAAACAAGTTTGATTGCTGCCATTGCTAATTACTTGGAATTTGATGTATATGACATGGAATTAACTTCTGTTAGTAGTAATGAGGTTTTAAGGGAGCTGTTAATAAACACTTCAAGCAAATCAATCATTGTGGTCGAAGATATTGATTGTTCGATACACATTGAGAATcgagaaaagaaaaacaagccCAGAAGGAACAGAGGTAACTCTGTGAGCTTGTCTggtcttttgaactttgttgatggaCTTTGGTCACCTTGTGCCGGAGAAAGGTTGATTATATTTACTACAAATCATAAGGAGAAACTCGATCCGGCTTTGCTGAGGTCAGGTCGAATGGACAAACATATTTTGCTTTCTTATTGTAACATGGAATCGTTTAAGGTTTTGGCCAAGAACTATCTCAAAGTTGAAGAACATGAGTTGATGAAAGAAGTTGAAGAACTGTTGGGCTTACTTGAGATTACACCAGCTGATGTTGCCGAGTGTTTCATGAGTTATGATGAAGATCCAGACATGGGTATGAGAAATGTGGTTGAACAGCTGAAGAAGAGATTGGATTCCAAGAacaaaaacaaggaaaagaagACATCAGCATCTGATaatatcaaagaaaaagaaaaggccaagaagaaaaaagaaaatatgaagaaagaagaagagcatGAATCGGATTATTCTGATGAGTCTGATCAATCGAATAGCTCAGATGACTCGGATAGCTCTGACGAGTCAACTGGCTCAGATGATTCAGATGGTTATAAGACAGCTGAATCGGCTGAACCAGATGATAAATCAGATGGACTGCATTTTACCGATGAAACGATGATGGCGATAAATATGATGATGATATGA